The following proteins are co-located in the Dromiciops gliroides isolate mDroGli1 chromosome 2, mDroGli1.pri, whole genome shotgun sequence genome:
- the EXOSC6 gene encoding exosome complex component MTR3, with protein MPGDHRRIRGPEESQPPSLYVVRSGPDDDDEDQDDGEGRAAGPRDPARLRPVYARAGLLSQAKGSAYLEAGRTKVLCAVSGPRPAEGERAGAAAGGAGGRLVCEFRRAPFSGPRRRRPPGPGPAGGGGGGAEDRELALALQEALEPAVRLSRYPRAQLEVSALLLEDGGSALAAALTAAALALADAGVEMYDLVVGCALSRGPGPAAAWRLDPTRREEERAAARLTVALMPVLNQVAGLLGSGEPGAAESWADAVRLGLEGCQRLYPVLQQCLVKAARRRGPPVPGAPAPAAETPATEAPAPGAAATEIPAAAPETPAAAGDPEA; from the coding sequence ATGCCGGGGGACCACCGCCGCATCCGCGGGCCCGAAGAGTCGCAGCCTCCCTCGCTGTACGTGGTGCGGTCGGGGCCCGACGACGACGACGAGGACCAGGATGACGGAGAGGGGCGGGCGGCGGGGCCCCGGGACCCCGCGCGGCTAAGGCCGGTGTACGCGCGCGCCGGGCTGCTGAGCCAGGCCAAGGGCTCGGCCTACCTGGAAGCCGGCCGCACCAAAGTGCTGTGCGCCGTGTCCGGGCCGCGGCCGGCGGAAGGCGAGCGCGCGGGAGCGGCGGCGGGCGGCGCGGGCGGGCGCCTGGTGTGCGAGTTCCGGCGGGCGCCCTTCTCGGGCCCGCGGCGGCGGCGACCCCCGGGCCCGGGCCCGgctggcggcggcggcggcggcgcggaGGACCGCGAGCTGGCGCTGGCGCTGCAAGAGGCCCTGGAGCCGGCCGTGCGCCTGAGCCGTTACCCGCGCGCGCAGCTCGAGGTGTCGGCCCTGCTGCTGGAGGACGGCGGCTCGGCCCTGGCCGCCGCGCTCACGGCCGCCGCGCTGGCGCTGGCCGACGCGGGCGTCGAGATGTACGACCTGGTGGTGGGCTGCGCGCTGAGCCGCGGCCCGGGCCCGGCCGCCGCCTGGCGCCTGGACCCCACGCGGCGCGAGGAGGAGCGCGCCGCCGCCCGCCTGACGGTGGCGCTCATGCCCGTGCTCAACCAAGTGGCCGGCCTGCTGGGCAGCGGCGAGCCCGGCGCGGCCGAGAGCTGGGCCGACGCCGTGCGCCTGGGCCTCGAGGGCTGCCAGCGCCTCTACCCGGTGCTACAGCAGTGCCTGGTCAAGGCCGCGCGCCGACGGGGGCCGCCCGTCCCCGGGGCCCCCGCCCCGGCCGCCGAGACCCCAGCCACTGAGGCCCCCGCCCCCGGGGCCGCGGCCACTGAAATCCCCGCTGCGGCCCCTGAGACCCCGGCCGCGGCCGGAGACCCTGAGGCCTGA
- the AARS1 gene encoding alanine--tRNA ligase, cytoplasmic, whose product MESTLTATEIRRRFIDFFQRNQHTYVHSSATIPLDDPTLLFANAGMNQFKPIFLNTIDPSHPLAKLNRAANTQKCIRAGGKHNDLDDVGKDVYHHTFFEMLGSWSFGDYFKELACKMALELLTQEFGIPIDRLYVTYFGGNEAAGLEPDLECKQIWQNLGLDDSKILPGNMKDNFWEMGDTGPCGPCSEIHYDRIGGRDAAHLVNQDDPNVLEIWNLVFIQFNRETDGSLKPLPKKSIDTGMGLERLVSVLQNKMSNYDTDLFVPYFEAIQKGTGARPYTGLVGADDVDGIDMAYRVLADHARTITVALADGGRPDNTGRGYVLRRILRRAVRYSHEKLNAKRGFFATLVDVVVQSLGEAFPELKKDPDMVKDIINEEEGQFLKTLSRGRRILDRKIQSLGDCKTIPGDTAWLLYDTYGFPVDLTGLIAEEKGLLVDMDGFEEERKLAQLKSQGRGAGGEDHIMLDIYAIEELRVKGLEVTDDSPKYNYRSDSSGTYEFENPVATVKALRREKMFVDEVSTGQECGVVLDKTCFYAEQGGQIYDEGFLVKEDDSSEDKTEFTVKDVQVRGGYVLHIGTVYGNLRVGDRVRLFIDEPRRRPVMSNHTATHILNFALRSVLGEADQRGSLVAPDRLRFDFTAKGALSTQQIKETEKIANGMIEAAKPVYAQDCPLAAAKAIQGLRAVFDETYPDPVRVISIGVPVAKLLDDPSGPAGSLTSVEFCGGTHLQNSSHAGALVIVTEEAIAKGIRRIVAVTGTEAQKALRKADSLKTALSELEAKVKAQTAPSKDIQREISDFGEVLATTVVPQWQKDELRENLKALKKVMDDLDRASKADVQKRVLERTKQLIESQPNQPLVIMEMETGASAKALNEALKLFKTHSPETSAMLFTVDNDANKIICLCQVPQNAANKGLKASEWVQQVSGLMDGKGGGKDVSAQATGKNVGCLQEALRLATSFAHLRLGDLKN is encoded by the exons ATGGAGTCGACATTAACTGCAACAGAAATCCGGAGGCGGTTTATTGATTTCTTCCAGAGAAACCAGCATACCTATGTCCACTCATCTGCCACAATTCCATTGGATGATCCTACTCTTCTTTTTGCCAACGCCGGCATGAACCAG tTCAAACCCATCTTCCTCAACACAATTGATCCGTCTCACCCTTTGGCCAAGTTGAACAGAGCTGCCAATACGCAGAAGTGTATCCGTGCAGGGGGCAAGCACAATGACCTGGATGACGTGGGGAAGGACGTTTATCACCACACCTTCTTTGAGATGTTGGGCTCCTGGTCTTTTGGGGATTATTTTAAG GAACTTGCTTGTAAGATGGCCTTGGAGCTTCTTACCCAAGAGTTTGGCATCCCCATAGACAGACTGTATGTCACCTACTTTGGGGGAAATGAAGCGGCTGGTTTAGAACCGGACTTAGAATGCAAGCAGATCTGGCAGAATTTGGG GCTGGATGACAGCAAGATTCTTCCTGGAAACATGAAGGATAACTTCTGGGAAATGGGTGATACAGGCCCATGTGGACCCTGTAGTGAAATCCACTATGACCGGATTGGTGGCCGAGATGCCGCACACCTCGTCAATCAGGATGACCCTAATGTGCTAGAGATTTGGAATCTGGTGTTTATACAATTCAACAG GGAAACTGATGGCAGCCTGAAACCTCTTCCCAAGAAAAGCATTGATACAGGAATGGGCCTGGAGCGCCTAGTGTCCGTATTACAGAACAAGATGTCCAACTATGATACAGACCTGTTCGTCCCTTACTTTGAAGCCATTCAGAAG GGTACTGGTGCTCGGCCATACACAGGCCTTGTTGGTGCTGATGATGTGGATGGAATAGATATGGCATACCGTGTGCTGGCTGACCATGCACGTACCATCACAGTGGCCCTGGCAGATGGGGGCAGGCCTGACAACACAGGCCGAGG GTATGTGCTGAGGCGGATTCTCCGGCGGGCAGTTCGATATTCCCATGAGAAGCTCAATGCCAAAAGGGGTTTCTTCGCCACACTCGTGGATGTGGTTGTCCAGTCATTG GGTGAGGCATTTCCTGAGCTAAAGAAGGACCCGGACATGGTGAAGGACATCATTAATGAAGAAGAGGGACAGTTTTTGAAGACCCTGAGCAGAGGGAGGCGCATCCTGGACAGGAAGATACAGAGTCTGGGAGATTGCAAGACAATCCCAG GTGACACAGCATGGCTACTCTATGACACGTACGGCTTCCCAGTGGATCTCACTGGGCTCATTGCAGAGGAGAAGGGCCTGCTTGTGGATATGGACGGctttgaggaggagagaaaactgGCCCAG CTAAAGTCCCAGGGCAGGGGAGCTGGAGGGGAAGATCACATCATGTTGGACATTTATGCCATTGAAGAGCTTCGAGTCAAGGGTCTGGAGGTCACAGATGACTCGCCCAAGTATAATTATCGGTCAGACTCCAGCGGTACTTACG AGTTTGaaaatccagtggccactgtgaAGGCGCTGCGCAGGGAGAAGATGTTTGTGGATGAAGTGTCCACAGGCCAGGAGTGTGGTGTGGTGCTAGATAAGACGTGTTTCTATGCAGAGCAAGGCGGGCAGATCTATGACGAGGGCTTCCTAGTGAAGGAGGATGACAGCAGCGAGGAT aAAACTGAGTTCACAGTCAAAGATGTTCAAGTTCGAGGGGGATACGTGCTCCACATAGGAACAGTCTATGGGAACCTGAGAGTGGGAGATCGAGTCCGGCTGTTCATCGATGAG CCTCGACGAAGGCCTGTCATGAGCAACCACACCGCCACACACATCTTGAACTTCGCCTTGCGCTCTGTGCTGGGGGAGGCCGACCAGAGGGGCTCCTTGGTTGCACCAGACCGGCTGCGCTTTGATTTCACCGCCAAGGGAGCGCTATCCACTCAGCAGATCAAGGAGACAGAAAAGATCGCCAACGGCATGATCGAGGCTGCCAAG CCTGTGTATGCCCAGGATTGCCCCCTGGCAGCTGCCAAAGCCATCCAGGGGTTGCGGGCTGTTTTTGACGAAACCTATCCCGACCCCGTGCGTGTCATCTCCATTGGTGTTCCCGTGGCCAAGCTGCTGGATGACCCTTCAGGCCCTGCTGGCTCCCTCACTTCAGTGGAGTTCTGTGGGGGAAC GCACTTGCAGAATTCAAGTCATGCCGGAGCTTTGGTGATTGTGACTGAGGAAGCCATTGCCAAGGGTATCCGGAGGATCGTAGCCGTTACTggcactgaggctcagaag gcacTCAGGAAAGCAGACAGCTTGAAGACAGCTCTGTCTGAGTTGGAAGCTAAAGTGAAAGCCCAGACGGCTCCAAGCAAGGACATCCAGAGGGAAATTTCTGACTTTGGTGAG GTGCTGGCCACAACAGTTGTTCCCCAGTGGCAGAAGGATGAACTGAGAGAGAATCTCAAAGCACTAAAGAAGGTCATGGATGATCTTGACCGGGCCAGCAAAGCAGATGTGCAGAAAAGG GTGCTGGAGAGAACCAAACAACTTATCGAAAGTCAGCCCAATCAGCCCCTGGTCATTATGGAGATGGAGACTGGTGCTTCAGCCAAG GCCCTGAATGAAGCGCTGAAGCTTTTCAAGACGCATTCCCCCGAGACCTCTGCTATGCTCTTCACTGTGGATAACGACGCTAACAAGATCATTTGCTTGTGTCAAGTCCCTCAG aaTGCGGCCAACAAGGGCCTGAAGGCCAGTGAGTGGGTGCAGCAGGTGTCAGGATTGATGGATGGCAAGGGGGGTGGCAAAGATGTGTCAGCCCAGGCCACTGGCAAGAATGTGGGCTGCCTGCAGGAGGCCCTGAGACTCGCCACATCCTTCGCCCACCTTCGGCTGGGAGACCTGAAGAACTGA